In Phocoena sinus isolate mPhoSin1 chromosome X, mPhoSin1.pri, whole genome shotgun sequence, a genomic segment contains:
- the GLOD5 gene encoding LOW QUALITY PROTEIN: glyoxalase domain-containing protein 5 (The sequence of the model RefSeq protein was modified relative to this genomic sequence to represent the inferred CDS: inserted 4 bases in 2 codons), giving the protein MLRHLPSRLPARMWSRISEKQSWRDNSQTPSLCLIHKLDHIVMTVKSIKDTSMFYSKNLGMEVMTFKGDRKAXCLGDQKFNLHEVGKEFEPKAAHPVPGSLDICLITXPLKEMVQHLAACDVPIEEGPVPRMGEKGGKSMSIYFQDPDRNLTEVSNYISL; this is encoded by the exons ATGCTGCGCCATCTGCCCTCCAGGCTGCCAGCCAGGATGTGGAGCAGGATTTCGGAGAAGCAG tcaTGGAGGGACAACAGTCAGACCCCTTCCCTGTGTCTTATCCACAAACTTGACCACATTGTGATGACAGTAAAGAGCATCAAAGACACctctatgttttattctaagaacCTGGGCATGGAGGTCATGACTTTCAAG GGAGACCGGAAAGC TTGTTTGGGAGACCAGAAATTTAACCTCCATGAGGTGGGAAAGGAATTTGAACCCAAAGCCGCTCACCCAGTCCCTGGCTCCCTGGATATATGCTTGATCAC GCCTTTGAAGGAAATGGTCCAGCACCTCGCG GCTTGTGATGTCCCCATTGAGGAGGGTCCAGTCCCCAGAATGGGGGAAAAAGGGGGCAAAAGTATGTCCATCTACTTCCAAGACCCTGACAGAAACCTCACTGAGGTGTCCAACTACATCTCCTTGTGA